One window of Thermococcus sp. genomic DNA carries:
- the arcS gene encoding archaeosine synthase subunit alpha, whose product MEVLKHEGPGRLGLVRLGEYSFRTPALVGVDFTLSPFNSFFHPDEPGNYDFNLAPSIPLGFYTPEDVIEKAIGRLWSVNYEGFNAFYLPALRRTEYLGEFFKIIERYGFEAVYLGNSKILVKEYRYFVKILRELRERFPNVMIIADLEPFFYPLAVYLGVDAFDTRSLKLYDFEGKGFTQFSPFIWSKEPNSLDFARETILLVRKSLEEGKLRYLVENFFHTQYHAGILRIADLEQADYLEKYTPIQKETVYFISDASIRRPEVKRWHSRVIERFVPPKNTELLLLFPCSAKKPYSFSRSHTLYRKAMKEALGSGISRIHELILTSPFGVVPREWEWLAKYDIVVTGHWSEEEIKPAAELLAKTLEKYPKEVPIIAHLDEAYVEIAKLAGELSGREIIFTEVKKGTTSRESLRALTDTLKEFQLEGSKEDRTYRYFENIRKVFDFYFGAGAGEAVLPEDGHVKGSKMLRIFVDNQQTGTFREGVISVTPFGMQRIYDELKAYWVKIDFELRGDVFAVGVNEADERIRPDDIVGVVRDDRVVGVGKAVLSGEEMVRAKKGVAVKVRKRA is encoded by the coding sequence ATGGAGGTACTCAAACACGAGGGCCCCGGAAGGCTCGGGCTAGTCCGCCTTGGAGAGTACTCCTTCAGGACGCCCGCGTTGGTAGGGGTAGACTTCACGCTCTCCCCCTTCAACTCCTTCTTCCACCCGGACGAACCCGGTAACTACGACTTTAATCTAGCACCCTCAATACCCCTCGGCTTCTACACGCCCGAGGATGTTATAGAAAAGGCCATAGGCAGGCTCTGGAGCGTGAACTACGAGGGATTTAACGCCTTTTACCTGCCGGCTTTGAGGAGAACCGAGTATTTAGGGGAATTCTTCAAGATAATCGAGAGGTACGGCTTTGAGGCGGTCTACCTCGGCAACTCCAAGATTCTGGTTAAGGAGTACCGTTACTTCGTTAAAATCCTGCGCGAGTTAAGGGAGAGGTTCCCCAACGTTATGATAATAGCCGACCTTGAGCCCTTCTTCTATCCTCTCGCCGTTTACCTCGGCGTTGATGCATTTGATACGCGCTCGCTAAAGCTCTACGACTTCGAGGGCAAAGGCTTCACCCAGTTCAGCCCCTTCATCTGGAGTAAAGAGCCGAACTCCCTCGACTTCGCGAGGGAAACCATTCTACTCGTTAGAAAATCCCTCGAAGAGGGAAAGCTCCGCTATCTTGTTGAGAACTTCTTCCACACCCAGTACCACGCTGGAATACTCCGCATAGCCGATTTGGAGCAAGCTGATTACCTCGAAAAGTACACGCCCATACAGAAGGAGACCGTCTACTTCATAAGCGACGCCTCGATAAGGAGGCCAGAGGTAAAGCGCTGGCATTCTCGCGTTATCGAGCGCTTTGTCCCACCGAAGAACACCGAGTTGCTTCTCCTCTTCCCGTGCTCGGCTAAAAAGCCCTACTCCTTCTCCCGCTCCCACACCCTCTACAGGAAAGCTATGAAAGAGGCTTTAGGCTCGGGAATAAGCAGGATCCACGAGCTCATACTAACTTCGCCCTTCGGTGTCGTTCCAAGGGAGTGGGAGTGGTTAGCTAAATACGACATAGTGGTTACAGGCCACTGGAGCGAGGAGGAGATAAAACCTGCCGCCGAGCTTTTAGCCAAAACCCTCGAAAAGTACCCGAAGGAAGTCCCCATCATAGCGCACCTCGATGAGGCCTACGTTGAGATAGCCAAGCTTGCAGGCGAGCTGAGCGGAAGGGAAATAATCTTCACGGAAGTGAAGAAAGGTACGACGAGCAGGGAGAGCCTAAGGGCCCTTACCGACACCCTAAAGGAGTTCCAGCTTGAGGGGAGCAAGGAAGACAGAACCTACCGCTACTTCGAGAACATTAGGAAGGTCTTCGACTTCTACTTTGGCGCAGGCGCTGGAGAGGCGGTTCTTCCAGAAGACGGCCACGTCAAGGGCTCGAAGATGCTCCGCATTTTCGTTGACAACCAGCAGACAGGAACCTTCAGGGAAGGCGTTATAAGCGTCACGCCCTTCGGCATGCAGCGCATCTACGATGAGCTTAAGGCCTACTGGGTGAAGATTGACTTCGAGCTTAGGGGAGACGTTTTTGCGGTTGGCGTGAACGAGGCCGACGAAAGGATTCGCCCTGATGACATAGTCGGTGTTGTGAGAGACGATAGAGTTGTCGGTGTTGGGAAGGCGGTTCTGTCTGGAGAGGAGATGGTTAGGGCCAAGAAGGGAGTAGCCGTTAAGGTGAGGAAGAGAGCTTAA
- a CDS encoding DUF2103 domain-containing protein, translating to MPKHFKRGVKREHHFLKGLEKPLEGIARIPGVKKVIPGRIYASDSRGFEIKVSCETKTGLKLIAKSDGSVQEVFLVVDRADRERVREEIEGLFRSEKS from the coding sequence ATGCCCAAGCACTTCAAGCGCGGGGTGAAGAGGGAGCACCACTTTCTGAAGGGCCTTGAGAAGCCTTTAGAAGGGATAGCCAGAATTCCCGGTGTTAAAAAGGTCATCCCGGGCAGGATATATGCGAGCGATTCGAGGGGCTTTGAGATCAAGGTTTCCTGCGAGACAAAGACGGGGTTAAAGCTCATAGCAAAGAGTGACGGTTCCGTTCAGGAGGTCTTTCTTGTTGTGGATAGGGCCGATAGGGAAAGGGTTAGGGAGGAGATTGAGGGACTTTTTAGGAGTGAAAAAAGTTAA
- a CDS encoding HEPN domain-containing protein, producing MRNEARLLWEQALEDLKTAEALIEVKRYYASVFFSQQAAEKALKALYIELKRDFPPKTHSLLRLADELEIKDEDIIDALLDLNPEYIVTRYPDAANEVPARIYNERMAVEHLQKARKVIEFCREKLGL from the coding sequence ATGCGGAACGAAGCAAGGCTCTTGTGGGAGCAGGCTCTGGAAGACCTGAAAACTGCAGAGGCTTTGATTGAGGTTAAAAGGTATTATGCCAGCGTGTTCTTTTCCCAACAGGCTGCGGAAAAGGCGTTGAAGGCCCTTTACATTGAATTAAAGAGAGACTTCCCTCCTAAAACCCACAGTCTTCTCAGGCTGGCCGACGAGCTGGAGATCAAAGATGAGGACATTATAGACGCCCTTCTTGACCTGAATCCGGAGTACATCGTGACGAGATACCCAGACGCTGCAAACGAAGTGCCCGCTAGGATTTACAACGAGAGAATGGCCGTTGAGCATCTTCAAAAGGCCAGGAAGGTGATCGAGTTTTGCAGGGAAAAGCTTGGACTTTGA
- a CDS encoding nucleotidyltransferase domain-containing protein produces the protein MKVAKVMKEHYPDARIVFFGSRIRGDYLKDSDYDIIVVSKAFRGKHFTERSSDVLRLLWKAGIIGDFEILCYTPEEFERKKKRLGIVREALREGIVI, from the coding sequence TTGAAAGTTGCGAAGGTCATGAAGGAACATTATCCAGATGCAAGGATAGTTTTCTTCGGCTCCCGAATTAGGGGAGACTACCTCAAGGACAGCGATTATGATATCATCGTTGTCTCAAAGGCCTTCCGTGGAAAGCACTTCACCGAGAGATCGAGCGACGTTCTGAGACTCCTCTGGAAGGCGGGAATAATTGGAGACTTTGAGATTTTATGCTACACACCCGAGGAGTTCGAGAGGAAGAAAAAGAGGCTGGGGATTGTGAGAGAGGCCCTGAGGGAAGGGATTGTTATTTAA
- a CDS encoding nucleotidyltransferase: MRLLEVPKELEEILKVLEAVGARAYLIGARALLMYGAITRTTKDIDLMITVEDLKTLRDTLTKELRKRGFMVQWRSWGLLVKSKRGLEVDLNTPMLLLDEEFQGRARRVYRNLYLPSLEDLIVTKLMSLERKDYSDIKEVFKFADKIDFDYLCRRVQQANLEREFNRIAKRIGVPTC, encoded by the coding sequence GTGAGGCTGTTGGAAGTTCCCAAGGAGCTTGAGGAAATCCTTAAAGTGCTTGAAGCAGTTGGAGCTAGGGCGTATCTCATAGGCGCCCGCGCCCTCCTGATGTACGGGGCCATAACAAGAACAACGAAGGACATCGACTTGATGATAACAGTTGAGGACCTAAAGACGTTGAGGGATACCCTGACCAAAGAGCTCAGAAAGCGTGGATTCATGGTTCAGTGGAGATCATGGGGTCTGCTTGTGAAGTCAAAAAGGGGCCTTGAGGTTGACCTAAACACTCCTATGCTACTTCTTGACGAGGAATTTCAAGGGAGGGCTAGAAGAGTTTACAGAAACCTTTACCTTCCTTCGCTGGAGGACCTAATTGTAACTAAACTGATGTCCCTTGAAAGGAAAGACTATAGCGATATAAAGGAAGTTTTTAAATTTGCCGACAAAATAGATTTTGATTACTTATGCAGGCGGGTTCAGCAGGCAAACCTTGAGAGGGAGTTCAACAGAATCGCAAAACGAATAGGTGTGCCAACATGCTAA
- a CDS encoding methyltransferase domain-containing protein produces the protein MSFREKYARIASHYETLERPLDRFFCPLRKRAISFIEGERILEVGIGVGKTLKYYPKDIELCGVDAVPETLKLAEEKADKLKLNACFQVADVENLPFPDNTFDTVVSSFVFCTVPEPERGLAEIRRVLKPGGRAIFLEHTRSDSRLVDYLFLLPMKLILKPLLDDDPPKEHPRACREVLRAGAC, from the coding sequence ATGTCGTTCAGGGAGAAGTACGCGAGAATAGCCAGCCACTACGAGACGCTGGAGAGGCCACTCGACAGGTTCTTCTGCCCGCTGAGGAAAAGGGCCATCTCTTTCATCGAGGGGGAGAGAATTCTGGAGGTGGGCATCGGGGTCGGCAAGACCCTGAAGTACTACCCCAAGGACATCGAGCTATGCGGAGTAGATGCAGTTCCGGAGACCCTCAAGCTGGCCGAGGAAAAGGCCGACAAGCTGAAGCTTAATGCCTGCTTCCAAGTAGCTGACGTCGAGAATCTCCCCTTTCCGGACAACACCTTTGACACCGTCGTTTCCTCCTTCGTCTTCTGCACCGTACCTGAGCCGGAGAGGGGCTTGGCTGAGATAAGGCGCGTCCTCAAACCCGGCGGAAGGGCCATCTTCCTCGAACACACGAGAAGCGACTCAAGGCTTGTTGACTACCTTTTCCTCCTCCCGATGAAGCTCATCCTAAAGCCCCTTCTCGATGATGACCCCCCTAAGGAACACCCACGAGCTTGTAGAGAGGTTCTTCGAGCCGGAGCTTGTTGA
- a CDS encoding BlaI/MecI/CopY family transcriptional regulator has product MEPHEFKLNEEGIKAVLPPLEAEIMEHMWKVKVATAGQVYEYMKKKHPDIRRSTVSILMNRLCERGLLKRRVERGRGGMRYVYSITTTREEFEEKVVQSILDALMQNFREATYAYLSKIKK; this is encoded by the coding sequence ATGGAGCCTCACGAGTTCAAGCTCAACGAGGAGGGCATAAAGGCCGTTCTTCCTCCCCTTGAGGCAGAGATTATGGAGCACATGTGGAAGGTCAAGGTGGCAACCGCCGGCCAGGTTTACGAGTACATGAAGAAGAAGCACCCCGACATAAGGCGCTCCACCGTGAGCATACTGATGAACAGGCTCTGCGAGCGCGGTCTTCTCAAGAGGCGCGTCGAGAGGGGAAGGGGCGGGATGAGGTACGTCTACTCGATAACGACAACAAGGGAGGAGTTCGAGGAGAAAGTGGTCCAGAGCATACTCGATGCCCTCATGCAGAACTTCAGGGAGGCAACGTACGCATACCTCTCAAAGATCAAGAAGTGA
- a CDS encoding M48 family metallopeptidase, protein MLYAVIPLEAILILYALGRSGLALILGVSFTLAIIYLWSSRHRFGDELMPLERREFPWLYDGIAELAERAGIVMPKVYLLDDYIPNAYSFGNTIVLSLGLFEVLDRDEVLAVAAHELGHIKNGDTMLFPVVTYGRYLFAVTTLVLLALGSNFVRLLALLLYIGYEVERSSFMKGREFKADETALRLLKVPMSLRKALEELKYYEDLRETVKVSGVPSIEPGIEREKKFTFIPETHPTYEERIWRITYEMNQLANRNLQ, encoded by the coding sequence ATGCTGTACGCCGTGATACCCCTTGAGGCAATCCTGATACTCTACGCGCTGGGGAGGTCTGGCCTCGCCCTCATCCTGGGGGTATCCTTCACGCTTGCAATAATCTACCTCTGGTCTTCGAGGCACAGGTTCGGCGATGAGTTAATGCCACTGGAGAGAAGGGAGTTCCCCTGGCTCTACGACGGCATAGCCGAGCTCGCCGAGAGGGCGGGTATTGTTATGCCGAAGGTTTACCTCCTCGATGATTACATACCCAACGCCTACTCCTTCGGTAACACGATAGTTCTCTCGCTGGGCCTCTTCGAAGTCCTCGACAGGGACGAGGTTCTGGCGGTCGCTGCCCATGAGCTCGGCCACATAAAGAACGGGGACACGATGCTCTTTCCGGTGGTTACCTACGGGAGATATCTCTTCGCCGTGACGACGTTGGTTCTTCTGGCCCTGGGCTCAAACTTTGTGAGACTCCTGGCACTACTCCTCTACATCGGCTACGAAGTCGAGAGAAGCTCCTTTATGAAGGGCAGGGAGTTCAAGGCCGACGAGACGGCGCTGAGGCTGTTGAAGGTGCCCATGAGCCTCAGGAAGGCCCTTGAGGAGCTGAAGTACTACGAAGACCTGAGGGAAACCGTAAAGGTCAGCGGTGTCCCGAGCATAGAGCCGGGCATAGAGAGGGAGAAGAAGTTCACGTTCATCCCAGAGACCCACCCAACGTATGAGGAGAGGATATGGCGCATAACCTATGAGATGAACCAGCTTGCGAACAGGAACCTGCAGTGA
- a CDS encoding cytidine/deoxycytidylate deaminase family protein has translation MGVEIVLDEEKAERIKRVRPTKDEYFMLIAKLVSLRATCPRLRVGAVAVKDGYILATGYNGAPRGMDHCIDVGCLIVDGHCHRAVHAEQNVIAMAARKGISLEGATLYVTHFPCDTCFKLLVNAGIKEIVYEEMYPNEATEILLKEAQEKGIIKIRQFKLPKERVRLFLEELFGEDF, from the coding sequence ATGGGAGTAGAGATAGTGCTAGACGAGGAGAAGGCGGAGAGGATAAAGCGGGTCAGACCAACGAAGGACGAGTACTTCATGCTCATAGCAAAGCTAGTCTCTCTGAGAGCAACCTGTCCGCGTCTGAGAGTTGGTGCGGTGGCAGTCAAAGACGGCTACATTCTGGCGACTGGATATAACGGTGCACCAAGGGGAATGGACCACTGCATAGACGTTGGCTGTCTCATAGTTGACGGCCACTGCCACAGGGCTGTCCATGCGGAGCAGAACGTCATAGCGATGGCGGCTAGGAAGGGCATAAGCCTTGAGGGAGCGACGCTCTACGTTACCCACTTTCCCTGTGACACCTGCTTTAAACTTCTAGTCAACGCTGGCATAAAGGAGATCGTCTACGAGGAGATGTACCCCAACGAGGCCACAGAGATACTCCTGAAGGAGGCACAGGAGAAGGGAATAATAAAGATAAGGCAGTTCAAGCTCCCAAAGGAGCGCGTGAGGCTCTTCCTTGAGGAGCTCTTCGGCGAGGACTTCTAA
- a CDS encoding DUF2304 family protein, whose amino-acid sequence MYAVQYIAIIVTAGLMLYVIGKYGKRELEWGDLIFWEVLLGVLLVIALFPIELANFIKTILGLGRGLDALFIVAIGLSYLLLFKVYLAVDRTEREITELTRKIAIELEEINERLKKLEEKG is encoded by the coding sequence ATGTACGCCGTGCAGTACATAGCGATCATCGTTACCGCCGGTTTGATGCTCTACGTCATCGGGAAATACGGGAAAAGAGAGCTCGAATGGGGCGACCTTATTTTCTGGGAGGTTCTGCTCGGGGTTCTTCTTGTCATAGCCCTCTTCCCAATCGAGCTGGCCAACTTCATAAAGACTATCCTTGGCCTCGGAAGGGGTCTCGATGCCCTCTTCATAGTGGCGATAGGCCTCTCCTACCTCCTGCTGTTTAAGGTTTATCTTGCCGTTGACAGGACCGAGAGGGAGATAACCGAGCTGACAAGGAAGATAGCGATAGAGCTTGAGGAGATAAACGAGAGGCTCAAAAAGCTTGAGGAGAAAGGTTAG
- a CDS encoding glycosyltransferase, with amino-acid sequence MDIRLAVFDLDGTLIGAKRPFSEIKEELRKRLIGMGIDEKVVGDLTPMYEGLLRISRETGIPFEELYSILVGLETERMEESFPFEGATELLEFLKNRGVKLAIMTRSSRSAAVKALEMNGLIGYFDIISTRDDVPPEELKPSAGQLRRIISSLGVPPEKTLVIGDHGYDVIPAREVGALTVLVTGHNAGRMSFQVEAEPDFEVENLPKLKALLERLFSSYVVVPAYNEEKTIGSVLEELLKYFRRDEVVVVNDGSRDRTEEIARSYGVHVLRHLVNRGLGGALGTGFAYALRRGAKIVLTFDADGQHLVEDALRVMRPVAEGRADFAVGSRLKGDTSEMPFVKRFGNFVLDFVTAIFAGKYVSDSQSGLRCLSGECLSKIRITCDRYAVSSEIIIEASKAGCRIVEVPIRAVYTEYSMKKGTNIFEGIKIALNLLFDKLR; translated from the coding sequence ATGGATATAAGGCTGGCCGTCTTCGACCTCGATGGCACCCTCATCGGGGCCAAAAGGCCCTTCAGCGAGATAAAGGAAGAGCTCAGGAAGAGGCTCATCGGAATGGGAATAGATGAGAAAGTCGTTGGTGACCTAACCCCAATGTATGAGGGTCTCCTGAGGATTTCGAGGGAAACGGGGATACCTTTCGAGGAGCTTTATTCAATCCTCGTTGGACTGGAGACAGAAAGGATGGAGGAGAGCTTCCCCTTTGAAGGGGCCACTGAGCTCCTCGAATTCCTGAAGAATAGGGGCGTGAAGCTCGCCATCATGACGAGGAGTTCCAGAAGTGCCGCCGTTAAAGCCCTTGAGATGAACGGTCTAATCGGCTACTTCGACATAATCTCCACAAGGGACGATGTCCCTCCGGAGGAACTGAAGCCCAGTGCCGGCCAGCTGAGGAGGATTATCTCCTCCCTCGGTGTTCCGCCGGAGAAGACCCTCGTCATAGGCGACCACGGCTACGACGTGATTCCGGCGAGAGAAGTTGGCGCCCTAACGGTTCTGGTAACGGGCCACAACGCCGGAAGGATGAGCTTCCAGGTCGAGGCGGAACCCGACTTCGAGGTGGAGAACCTGCCGAAGCTGAAGGCCCTCCTCGAAAGGCTCTTCTCAAGCTACGTTGTTGTTCCGGCGTACAACGAGGAGAAAACCATAGGCTCTGTCCTTGAGGAGCTCCTGAAGTACTTCAGGCGTGATGAGGTTGTTGTCGTAAACGACGGCTCCAGAGATAGGACTGAGGAGATAGCGAGGTCCTACGGCGTCCACGTTCTTAGGCATCTCGTCAACAGGGGGCTGGGCGGTGCACTTGGGACCGGCTTCGCCTACGCCCTGAGGAGGGGGGCGAAAATTGTGCTAACCTTCGACGCCGACGGCCAGCACCTCGTTGAGGATGCGCTCCGCGTTATGAGGCCGGTTGCTGAGGGCAGGGCGGACTTCGCCGTCGGCTCAAGGCTCAAGGGTGACACGAGCGAGATGCCCTTCGTCAAGAGGTTCGGCAACTTCGTTCTCGACTTCGTGACTGCAATCTTCGCCGGGAAGTACGTCAGCGACAGTCAGAGCGGGCTCAGGTGCCTGAGCGGCGAGTGCCTGTCCAAGATAAGGATAACCTGCGACCGCTACGCCGTTTCGAGCGAGATAATCATCGAGGCCTCCAAGGCAGGATGCAGGATCGTCGAGGTTCCCATAAGGGCCGTTTACACCGAATACTCCATGAAGAAGGGCACCAACATATTTGAGGGGATTAAGATTGCCCTCAACCTGCTGTTTGACAAGTTGAGGTGA
- a CDS encoding glycosyltransferase 4 family protein, with the protein MLGTAFFIALILSVTLTPYVAGLMKKAGVVGRDIHKLEQPEVPEMGGLAVVMSVALATSLVGVDGVPVIIFLLFALIGVLDDLTALKQFHKVLLSILVALPVALVKVPDWVSFPGYAINLSVLYPLFAILFVVGSANLVNMLAGFNGLEAGTSAIALAFLALITGGTARELALAGLGASLGFLLWNRYPARVFPGDTGTLSLGALIGLVGILGKVEFYAGLLLIPHFMDFTIKAIGVRFGVRKHGRTEVLPDGTLKAPPYPSFLGLIMRKIRVNEPKLVAMVWLIELSLGLLVLFLTRLP; encoded by the coding sequence ATGCTTGGAACGGCTTTCTTTATAGCTTTAATCCTCTCGGTCACGCTGACGCCCTACGTGGCCGGGCTCATGAAAAAGGCCGGTGTTGTGGGGCGGGATATCCATAAGCTTGAACAGCCCGAGGTTCCCGAAATGGGGGGCCTCGCTGTGGTAATGTCAGTTGCCCTCGCCACGTCATTAGTCGGTGTTGATGGCGTACCCGTTATTATCTTCCTCCTCTTCGCCCTCATCGGTGTTCTCGATGATCTTACGGCCCTAAAGCAGTTCCACAAGGTTCTACTGTCAATCCTAGTGGCCCTTCCGGTGGCACTCGTAAAGGTCCCGGATTGGGTGAGCTTTCCCGGTTATGCCATCAACCTCAGTGTGCTGTATCCCCTCTTCGCCATCCTCTTCGTTGTCGGCTCGGCAAACCTCGTGAACATGCTGGCCGGCTTCAACGGCCTTGAGGCCGGGACGAGTGCCATAGCCCTCGCCTTTCTGGCCCTAATAACCGGGGGCACCGCGAGGGAGTTAGCGCTCGCCGGCCTTGGGGCGTCCCTCGGGTTTCTACTCTGGAACAGGTATCCAGCGAGGGTCTTTCCCGGCGATACGGGAACACTTTCACTGGGGGCCCTCATAGGGCTCGTGGGAATCCTTGGAAAGGTCGAGTTCTACGCCGGCCTGCTCCTCATCCCCCATTTCATGGACTTCACGATAAAAGCAATAGGGGTGCGCTTCGGTGTCAGGAAGCACGGGCGCACCGAAGTTTTGCCGGATGGAACCCTTAAGGCCCCGCCTTACCCGAGCTTCCTCGGGCTGATAATGAGAAAAATCAGGGTGAACGAGCCGAAGCTCGTCGCGATGGTCTGGCTCATTGAGCTTTCCCTTGGTCTTCTCGTCCTCTTTCTGACTCGATTACCTTGA
- the cas6 gene encoding CRISPR-associated endoribonuclease Cas6, protein MRVEIKLRPAEDDTLLPFNYNYDVYTQLLEKISIVSPELAREVEASQVDYFTFSRIMIRKREIVPERGIRVLSDDVSLYVSSHSPEVIKAISEGFIDSPTLRIEDATFIAEDVRVLREPKLKGNSLFSTLSPILVRTVRLVDGKMKVWDLYPDDPMFQDKLRKVMLLRYSTLYGEMPPNKDFRIEVIKFKPVRILVRNVYYRGSLMVFRYSGSEEIAKLGYENGFGEKTRYGFGMVKVIESERGREDQGKAQ, encoded by the coding sequence ATGAGAGTGGAGATTAAACTTAGGCCCGCTGAAGATGACACACTTCTGCCGTTTAACTATAACTACGACGTTTACACCCAGCTCCTTGAGAAGATAAGCATAGTATCCCCCGAGCTTGCAAGAGAAGTCGAGGCGAGTCAGGTTGACTACTTCACCTTCTCTAGGATAATGATAAGGAAGAGGGAGATAGTACCGGAGAGGGGCATCAGGGTTCTCTCGGATGACGTTTCCCTCTACGTCTCGTCTCACTCGCCGGAGGTCATAAAGGCCATAAGCGAGGGCTTCATAGACAGCCCAACGCTTAGAATAGAGGACGCGACCTTTATAGCGGAGGACGTTAGAGTCCTCAGGGAGCCAAAGCTTAAGGGCAATTCCCTCTTTTCCACCCTCAGCCCCATCCTCGTGAGGACGGTCAGGCTCGTGGACGGGAAGATGAAGGTATGGGATCTATATCCCGACGACCCCATGTTCCAGGACAAGCTCCGCAAGGTGATGCTCCTCAGGTACTCTACCCTCTACGGTGAGATGCCACCCAACAAGGACTTCAGAATCGAGGTCATAAAGTTCAAGCCCGTCAGGATACTCGTCAGGAACGTCTACTACCGGGGCTCCCTCATGGTTTTCAGGTATTCCGGCTCCGAGGAGATAGCGAAGCTCGGCTACGAGAACGGCTTTGGAGAAAAAACGAGGTATGGCTTCGGGATGGTCAAGGTAATCGAGTCAGAAAGAGGACGAGAAGACCAAGGGAAAGCTCAATGA